A window of Elusimicrobiota bacterium genomic DNA:
TGGCGCATGTAGCGGTTGACGGTGTCGAGCGTGGTGCGCGCGTCGCGCTGTATCTCGTAGCGGGCGCTCGTCATCAGGAAGAAGTTCTGCATCTGGATCAGCATCGTCGGCACCACGGTCGCGAGGATGCCGATGATGGCGACGACCATCATCAGCTCCGTGAGGGTATAACCGAGCCGGCTCTTGAGCTTCCTCATGGGATCGCCACGTTCTTGGTCGTCGTCGCGCTCGGGCTGACGATGATGCCGCTGTAGGTCTTCGTCGTGATCGTCACGCCCGTGCCGGAGATGACGGGGACGTAGGCCGAGAGGTAATAGGTGGAGCCGCCGCGCACGGGCAGGATGTAGGTGCCGTCGGCCTTGCTCGACACCATGTACATCGGCACCTGCGCGGGCGCCGACGAGCCGACGATGGCCGCGGGCGTGCTGAGAATCGTGTTGGTCGACGCCAGCAGCAACGCCCCGGAGGTGACCAGGCCGGAGGCGTCGGAGACCGTGCCCTCGATGCTGCCGAAGGCCCCATTGACGGTGAAGGTGCCGACGAACACGCTGCCCGTCGAGCTCACGGGCGCCGACAGCGAGTTCGGCATCACGTCCTGGCCCGATTCGAGCACCGGGTAGACGGTGTAGGTGCCCGTCGAGACGTTGCGGATCGTGAAATTGCCGCCGGTGTCGGTTACGCCGGAGCCGGCCTGAAGGCCGGCGTCGTCGACCGCGGTGATCGCCTGATAGGCCAGCGGGGTCGTGCCCGTGGTGACGTAGCCCGTGATGCGCCCGCCGAAATTCAAGGTGAAATTCTGAGTCGTCACGGCCCCCTCGGCGACCACGGGCGCCTCGATGCCCTGGACGTAGGACGGCTCCAGGTTGTTGGGGTTGGCGATGACGGTCACCGTGCCGGTCGAAACGGCCATGAAGTACGCGCCGTTGGAGCCAGTGATCTTCGAGGCCCCTCCGCCCTGCACGGTGATGCCGTTGATCGGCTGCCCGGAGGGATTGGTGATGGTGCCTTTTACGAAGCCGGAGGATGTGGCGCTCGTCAGCTGCACGTGATGGAGGCCGGCCACGGGCCAAGCGGGCGTGGTGGCCGCGTGGGGCACGGCGATATAGGCGTTCTGGGTGACCGTCACCGTGTCGATGAAGGCGGCGTAGTTCCCATATGCGGCGGAAACGGTCCAGGTCCCGGTCGAGACGCCCCCGAGCACGAACCGCGCGTAGGGCAGGCTCAGCGCCCCGCTCGTGACGTAAGCGGTATAGGTCAGCGCCGAGCCCGAGTTCGGGTCGCTGGCGGACACGTAGCCGCCGCTCGCGACCTTCCCGGTGAACGTCGTGAAGGCGCCGGAGGCCGTGCTTCTGGGGGGGTAGACGAGCCCGTCGAACACGGCGGAAGGATACAGGAAGTCTTTCGAGTTGTCGTCGGAGTCGTAGGCCGCCCCGTAGGCCAGCATGCCCGCCGCGCTGACTCCGGGGCTGGACACCCGCACGATTTGGTTGCCCGCCTGAAGGCCGTCGCGAGCCGGCAGCGTCGTAAAATTGGGGATCGAGGTTCCCTCGCAAATCCCCGGATCCCCGCAGGCGAGGTTGTTGTCGTCGTCCCAGCCCACGGTGTCGTAGGCGGCGTTGTCCGAGAAGCGCCGCAGGCGCACGGCGCCCGCGCGGTTGTTGTCGAGGAAATCGGGGGTGGTCGGCGCGCTGTCGCAGCCGGCGGCGGTGCCGAAGCAGGCGTCGGCTTGGATTTCCGCATTGTTGATCATGAAGGCCGACGCGCTGGCCAGCAGGTAGTAGTGGTTCGCGGGCACATATGTGGTCATGAAGACGAAATTGAATTGGGCATGGGTCTTATCCTGTCCCGCCGCCTCGCTGTCGTAGTCGAGGCGGATCTGGGGGGCGCCCGTCGTCCCGATGTTGATCGGGTAAGTCGTGGGATTGAACAGCTCGATGTACTCGACCGGCCGGACGATGTCTCCCGCAGCCCAGGTCGCGGTCTCCACGACGACCTGGCTGATGACTAGGCCGGAGTTGTACCAGACGGTGCCCTCGATGTAGCCGGTCGCCACGGAGATCAACGTGAGATCGGCCGTGGCCGTCCCGCCCCGGTTGGCGATGACCGAGCCGGTGACCCCGTCGTTGAAGCCGGTCGAGGAGGCCCTGATGGTATAGGTCCCGTGGTAGACGGAGAAGAAATAGACTCCCGCGGAATTCGACATCGCGCCCCAGTTCTCATTCTGCTCGGCCACGACGACGGCGCTTGCCACGGTGCCGCCGGCGGAGTTGAAGACCGTTCCCGTAATCGTCGAGTCGAGCGGGTTGACGTTCGGGTTCTCGAGGAGATTTCGCAAAGTCCAGGACTTCTTGTTTCCCGCCTCGGTCCATACGATGCTCACCGTGATCTGCTTGAGGCCGGTGTCAGGGTAGGTGAAGGCCACGTCGGTGATGTCGCTGCCGGACATCTCGGCCATGCCAACGTAGGTGTAGCGCGTGAAGTTGATGCCGCCGATGGAGATGATCTCCGGAGGGTAGTTGACCGTGTCGTAGACGATGTCGGGCTCGGTGGTTGTGTCGGTCGCCGTCGCCGTCGTGATCTGAAGGGCGTAGTAGCTGAGATTCTTGAGGGATTCGATTCGCTCCTGGCCCAGGTTGGTGGCCAGCGAGGTCGCGCGCGAGACGAAGGTCGAGCGCGCGATGTACTTGAAAGCGCCGAAAAGACCCAAAACGCCCACGGACAGGATGGCCGTGGCCACCATCAATTCGGTCAAGGTGCCGCCTTGCCGCGGGTTTCGTTGGAGCATGTGCCCACGAAGTATAGGTGGTTGCCGCGGACAAATCAAGGAAACTTCTCCGCAATTAGGGAAGCGACCTGGGTCACGCTCCGGGGCTCGACGAACGGCGCGCCGAATCCTATCCTATTGATCATGACCCCGAACCCCGACCCGCCTTCTTCCTTTGTCGGCCTCCTGAAGGCTTATCCTTGGCTGGCGGCGCTTCTCGCGTTCAGCTTGATCGTCACTCTATGGGCGGCCACGCGTCGAGCACCGCCTGCGCCCGAGTCCGTCCCCCCGATCGTGGAGCCGGTCATCGAGATTCCCTTGCCCGTCCCCGAAGTGGGCGCGGGGGACGGGGGCGCGCCCTCCGGAGACGAGACTGCGCCGCCTTCGCCGGCAGCGGGACACCGGCGCGAGGGCGGGACTTTCGTGCCCGATTCCAACAGGCCGCTGCCCGGCAGGGATAGCTAGAGCGGCGGGCTCGTAATCCCTACCAGCGAATAGCTAGGGTGAACCTGTGCGAGCGCCCAAGCTCGCCCGATGGAAGCACGGCATAGTCGAGGCCCCACTTTTCGTTTCGAAAACCCAGACCCATCGTCAGGCCGCGTGCCGCGTCGAAACCCGAGCCACCGGTGATCGCCGTCCGAGTCGTATAGCCCGCGCGCAGGTAAATATTCTTGACGACCTGGTATTCGCCGCCGAGGGCGGCGTCCGTCCCCGCGCCTCGCGGACCGCTGACGATCTCGGCCGCCGCCGCGTGACCGCCCTCGAACTTATAGGCCGTACCAACGGCCAGCCTCAGCGGAAGATCGTTGCGCTGATCCTCAAATTTGAGGCCGGGGCCGAGGTTTCGAAGCGCCGCGCCGACAGCGAGCCTTCCAAACTCGCGCCCGGCACCGACGTCAGCGGCAACCGTTTGCGCCTCGGTTGAGCCGATGTGGCTGCGAATGTATTTGACGCTCGCGCCGATTTGGGCAAAATCCAACTTGCGGGCATACGCCGCGCTCACGGCTGCGTCCGAGGCGTTAAAGTTGGACGTCGGCCGTCCTAGGCTGTCGCGCCCGTCGATCTTGCCTTGGCTGAGATAGGTGAGGCCTGCCGCGAAGGTTCCCTGGCTCGTCGGATGAGCGTAAGCGAGGAAGTCGAATCGTGTGCTCTCGAACATCGCAGCGTGATTTGCCGTGAATTCGCGTTTTTCGAGTCTAGACAATCTGGCCGGGTTCCAGTAGAGAGCATTCGCGTCGTCCGCCAGTGCCGTATACGCTCCGCCCATGCCGAGGCCGCGCGCGCCCGTGCCGATATCGAGGAAAGACGCAGTCTCACCGCCGAGGGCAGAGCTTGCCAGGAACACGGGCAGTCCGACGGCCAATAGTCGTCTCATGTCCCTCAGCGTATCACCGCTACTTTCTTGGCCACCTTGATGTCGGATTCCCCGTTCCTAGTGGCCGTCATGACATAGGTATAGACTCCGCTGCCGACGTCGCTCGTATCCCACGTCATATCGGAGGTCGGTTGAGCGCCCTTGCCGTTGCCGTCGTCTAGGATCGCGGCGCTGGTTGCGCTCATCTCATGGATTCTGCGGCCCGCCAAATCGTAGATCTTCACCGATACGGAGTCCGCGTTGCCGACCTGGACGCGGATCGTGACCGTTCGACCGCGCGCAGGATTGGGGAAGGCGTAGATGTCAACTAGTCCGTAGGCTCCCGTCGCCAGCACT
This region includes:
- a CDS encoding PorV/PorQ family protein; translation: MRRLLAVGLPVFLASSALGGETASFLDIGTGARGLGMGGAYTALADDANALYWNPARLSRLEKREFTANHAAMFESTRFDFLAYAHPTSQGTFAAGLTYLSQGKIDGRDSLGRPTSNFNASDAAVSAAYARKLDFAQIGASVKYIRSHIGSTEAQTVAADVGAGREFGRLAVGAALRNLGPGLKFEDQRNDLPLRLAVGTAYKFEGGHAAAAEIVSGPRGAGTDAALGGEYQVVKNIYLRAGYTTRTAITGGSGFDAARGLTMGLGFRNEKWGLDYAVLPSGELGRSHRFTLAIRW
- a CDS encoding carboxypeptidase regulatory-like domain-containing protein, giving the protein MLQRNPRQGGTLTELMVATAILSVGVLGLFGAFKYIARSTFVSRATSLATNLGQERIESLKNLSYYALQITTATATDTTTEPDIVYDTVNYPPEIISIGGINFTRYTYVGMAEMSGSDITDVAFTYPDTGLKQITVSIVWTEAGNKKSWTLRNLLENPNVNPLDSTITGTVFNSAGGTVASAVVVAEQNENWGAMSNSAGVYFFSVYHGTYTIRASSTGFNDGVTGSVIANRGGTATADLTLISVATGYIEGTVWYNSGLVISQVVVETATWAAGDIVRPVEYIELFNPTTYPINIGTTGAPQIRLDYDSEAAGQDKTHAQFNFVFMTTYVPANHYYLLASASAFMINNAEIQADACFGTAAGCDSAPTTPDFLDNNRAGAVRLRRFSDNAAYDTVGWDDDNNLACGDPGICEGTSIPNFTTLPARDGLQAGNQIVRVSSPGVSAAGMLAYGAAYDSDDNSKDFLYPSAVFDGLVYPPRSTASGAFTTFTGKVASGGYVSASDPNSGSALTYTAYVTSGALSLPYARFVLGGVSTGTWTVSAAYGNYAAFIDTVTVTQNAYIAVPHAATTPAWPVAGLHHVQLTSATSSGFVKGTITNPSGQPINGITVQGGGASKITGSNGAYFMAVSTGTVTVIANPNNLEPSYVQGIEAPVVAEGAVTTQNFTLNFGGRITGYVTTGTTPLAYQAITAVDDAGLQAGSGVTDTGGNFTIRNVSTGTYTVYPVLESGQDVMPNSLSAPVSSTGSVFVGTFTVNGAFGSIEGTVSDASGLVTSGALLLASTNTILSTPAAIVGSSAPAQVPMYMVSSKADGTYILPVRGGSTYYLSAYVPVISGTGVTITTKTYSGIIVSPSATTTKNVAIP